Proteins encoded by one window of Teretinema zuelzerae:
- a CDS encoding OmpA/MotB family protein — protein sequence MKKSMIPVYCALAGFLACPVSAEILTWRASTGQQYETKKTITEYVTMMDTVTSKPVLIVQDAVYQETAAQNKSTLSHIRGIPTFPHSSVDAGTEWTEEALITLNLAGFGFKEPLELSVPVSYVCTGIEELEGRTYYRIKAMWEPAHEPDRAAAKKTGIKRIRGLSTMDILWDTKSGSPKHIDLSEETQYRFNDGSSILHTRKIEDEFRTVTDIVRERIINQLEEQIIAQKVENVEVKQTDAGIVLSIENIQFQPDSSELVEAEQAKIGNIGKLLATLSDRKLSIVGHAANTPGSDEQELVDLSAARARSVADFLIASGFRTSDSIISSGMGGSVPLDTNDTPEGRSKNRRVEIIIMDAEEGL from the coding sequence ATGAAAAAGTCGATGATCCCCGTATACTGCGCCCTCGCAGGATTTCTAGCCTGTCCGGTATCAGCCGAAATCCTTACCTGGAGAGCGAGCACCGGCCAGCAATACGAAACGAAAAAGACTATTACAGAATACGTCACCATGATGGATACGGTGACGTCGAAACCGGTTCTTATCGTGCAGGATGCGGTGTACCAGGAAACAGCGGCACAGAACAAAAGCACGCTCAGCCACATCCGCGGCATCCCAACCTTCCCGCACAGCAGCGTGGACGCCGGAACCGAATGGACGGAAGAAGCTCTCATTACGCTGAATCTCGCGGGCTTCGGTTTCAAGGAGCCGCTTGAATTATCAGTTCCTGTTTCGTACGTATGCACCGGCATCGAGGAACTTGAGGGACGAACCTATTACCGCATTAAAGCGATGTGGGAGCCCGCGCACGAGCCTGACAGGGCGGCCGCGAAAAAAACAGGGATCAAACGTATACGGGGCCTCTCGACGATGGATATCCTCTGGGATACGAAATCCGGCAGTCCCAAACACATAGACCTTTCCGAAGAAACCCAATACAGATTCAACGACGGAAGCTCGATACTCCATACCCGGAAAATTGAAGACGAGTTTCGCACGGTTACCGACATAGTCCGCGAGAGGATCATTAATCAGCTTGAAGAACAGATCATCGCCCAGAAGGTAGAAAACGTCGAGGTCAAGCAAACAGACGCAGGAATCGTTCTTTCTATAGAAAACATCCAGTTTCAGCCCGATTCCTCCGAGCTTGTCGAGGCAGAACAGGCCAAAATAGGAAATATCGGAAAGCTTCTCGCGACCTTGTCGGACAGAAAACTCAGCATAGTAGGACACGCGGCGAATACGCCCGGTTCCGATGAACAGGAATTGGTGGATCTGTCCGCGGCAAGAGCGAGAAGCGTCGCGGATTTTCTGATCGCTTCAGGATTCCGCACCTCGGATTCCATCATCTCAAGCGGAATGGGCGGATCAGTCCCCCTCGATACGAACGACACGCCCGAGGGGAGAAGCAAGAACCGAAGGGTTGAAATCATCATCATGGATGCGGAGGAAGGATTATGA
- a CDS encoding FecR family protein, which yields MKTKLISAGILFALVLGSAHALDGQIVSISGKVEAQNQSGTWIPLKAGDALVAGTMISTGFKSEATVKLGASVLTIKPLTRMTLTQLLEKEDTVDTELYLEVGNVKAEVNSLNNKKNGFTVRSPVATASVRGTVFEMGEELVILQGAVVFTSPVGQKRTGSAGQELKITNDSVSSPVAALQTQMATIVLSSTPSTEVKSAIKATSVTAETVPPPAVSAAAPVVIPASASLAVSID from the coding sequence ATGAAAACCAAACTGATAAGCGCAGGGATTCTTTTTGCTCTTGTTCTCGGGAGCGCGCACGCGCTGGACGGACAAATCGTCAGCATAAGCGGTAAAGTCGAAGCCCAGAATCAAAGCGGAACATGGATTCCCCTGAAAGCGGGAGATGCGCTCGTAGCGGGAACCATGATTTCCACCGGGTTCAAATCGGAGGCGACCGTTAAGCTGGGAGCTTCTGTTCTGACGATAAAGCCGTTGACGCGGATGACGCTGACACAGCTGTTGGAAAAAGAAGATACAGTGGATACCGAATTGTACCTCGAAGTCGGAAACGTAAAAGCCGAGGTTAATTCCCTGAACAACAAGAAAAACGGATTCACCGTCAGAAGCCCGGTTGCGACTGCTTCCGTGCGCGGTACAGTGTTTGAAATGGGAGAAGAACTCGTGATTCTTCAGGGAGCGGTTGTATTCACCTCTCCCGTCGGACAAAAACGGACCGGATCTGCCGGACAAGAGCTGAAAATAACGAATGATTCGGTATCCAGCCCGGTCGCGGCGCTGCAAACGCAAATGGCGACCATAGTCTTGTCGTCTACGCCGTCTACAGAAGTAAAATCGGCGATCAAGGCAACCTCGGTAACCGCAGAAACTGTTCCGCCGCCCGCGGTCAGCGCGGCGGCCCCGGTGGTGATACCTGCAAGCGCCTCTCTTGCGGTCAGCATCGATTGA
- a CDS encoding glycoside hydrolase family 16 protein, giving the protein MRKTSLAAMGLIGVIALVGGCKPALEASSDGGRSSGARAAFDPSDGGSWNLSWHDEFNENFLDMTKWSYDTGTGAWGWGNNELQYYTDRPDNVQVTGGNLVITAKREDHNGMPYTSGRIHTQGKYSVHYGRIAARMKLPEGLGVWPAFWMLGQDFDGQNWPAIGELDILEMRGGQDNTASAASHWDQPGVGHAMYSESLTLDEKLSEDYHVYMLEWDKQFIYASVDGEVYWTFDNFWAEEGSLPDPKAKTEFQFPMYILLNLAVGGTFFDPPLSSPSMITAQFPQAMMVDWIRVYTKDDLAYKPWTPGGNSVNLFSETLSANKFVAEDEWNSIDAWAETLEIETTKSEKFEGSESLKLTAGNSGWLGLGMSSLTGKSLKNFTDGYLRFAIKTTSSGLFRVGMKSGPIMEQWVDLNSEYGFSANGQWKEVSIPLSAFMNQNQYFNITQLTQMFMFVSTGGFAPGDVIYLDNIHFWTDNPKDSDDPVIDDPVIDDPVIDDPVIDDPVIDDPVIDDPVIAPGYSFTGTLPNGLINGQPVEYTTTASYSNGITTVIFDGGAGFEWVWFFNPGHTVMTNSGSNVWKVELEGYVPGSALEYRFTVRKNGQEANNVGASHVWTVSESTVVDDPVVPGGYSFSGTLPNGLINGAPVSYTTTAELKGSDVHVTFNGGAGFEWVWLYSPGFTSMEHVGNGVWRAVLSGYSAGSVLDYRFTVRKDGQEANGVGTSHTWTVAP; this is encoded by the coding sequence ATGAGAAAAACAAGCCTTGCTGCAATGGGCCTTATCGGTGTTATTGCGCTGGTCGGCGGCTGTAAACCCGCGTTGGAAGCATCGTCGGACGGCGGGCGGAGTTCGGGAGCCCGAGCGGCGTTCGATCCATCAGACGGAGGAAGCTGGAATCTTTCCTGGCATGACGAGTTCAACGAGAACTTCCTTGATATGACGAAGTGGTCCTATGATACGGGAACCGGCGCCTGGGGCTGGGGAAACAATGAGCTTCAGTACTATACCGACAGGCCGGACAACGTGCAGGTAACGGGCGGAAATCTTGTAATAACCGCGAAGCGAGAAGATCATAACGGCATGCCGTACACCTCCGGTAGAATTCATACCCAGGGAAAGTACAGCGTTCATTACGGCAGAATCGCCGCCCGTATGAAGCTCCCGGAAGGACTCGGCGTTTGGCCCGCGTTCTGGATGCTCGGACAGGATTTCGACGGACAGAACTGGCCCGCCATCGGAGAACTGGATATCCTCGAAATGCGTGGAGGACAGGACAACACCGCTTCGGCGGCATCTCACTGGGATCAGCCGGGCGTAGGGCATGCCATGTACAGCGAAAGTTTGACTCTCGATGAAAAACTCTCCGAGGATTACCACGTATATATGCTTGAATGGGACAAGCAATTCATATACGCAAGCGTCGACGGAGAAGTGTATTGGACCTTCGACAATTTCTGGGCCGAGGAAGGCTCTCTTCCCGATCCCAAGGCTAAAACCGAGTTCCAGTTTCCCATGTATATTCTGTTGAATCTTGCCGTAGGGGGAACCTTCTTCGATCCTCCCCTCTCTTCTCCCTCGATGATCACCGCCCAGTTCCCCCAGGCCATGATGGTAGACTGGATCCGCGTCTATACGAAGGATGATCTTGCCTACAAACCCTGGACACCGGGAGGGAACAGCGTAAATCTATTCAGCGAAACTCTCTCTGCGAACAAGTTCGTCGCGGAAGACGAGTGGAATTCGATCGACGCATGGGCGGAAACGCTTGAAATCGAAACAACGAAGTCCGAAAAATTTGAAGGCTCCGAATCATTGAAGCTTACAGCCGGAAATTCCGGATGGCTCGGTTTGGGAATGTCCTCTTTGACCGGAAAAAGCCTTAAAAACTTTACCGACGGGTATCTTCGTTTTGCGATCAAAACCACATCGTCGGGATTGTTCCGCGTAGGCATGAAGTCCGGCCCGATCATGGAGCAATGGGTCGATCTTAACAGCGAATACGGTTTCTCGGCGAATGGACAATGGAAAGAAGTTTCCATACCGCTGAGCGCCTTCATGAATCAAAACCAGTATTTTAACATCACGCAACTGACGCAAATGTTCATGTTCGTCTCGACCGGAGGATTCGCTCCCGGAGACGTCATATACCTGGACAACATACACTTCTGGACCGACAATCCCAAAGATTCCGACGATCCTGTCATCGACGATCCTGTCATCGACGATCCTGTCATCGACGATCCTGTCATCGACGATCCTGTCATCGACGATCCTGTTATCGACGATCCTGTTATCGCCCCGGGTTATTCTTTCACCGGAACTCTGCCGAATGGCTTGATCAATGGTCAGCCGGTCGAATATACGACGACTGCTTCGTATTCCAACGGCATTACGACTGTTATCTTCGACGGCGGAGCGGGCTTCGAATGGGTGTGGTTCTTCAACCCCGGACATACGGTAATGACGAATTCCGGCAGCAATGTGTGGAAGGTCGAGCTTGAAGGATATGTTCCCGGTTCCGCGCTGGAGTACCGTTTTACTGTTCGAAAAAACGGACAAGAAGCGAATAATGTCGGCGCGTCTCATGTATGGACTGTATCGGAATCGACTGTAGTCGATGATCCTGTTGTTCCCGGCGGATATTCGTTTTCCGGCACTCTTCCGAACGGCTTGATTAACGGAGCTCCCGTCTCCTACACCACGACCGCAGAGCTGAAGGGCTCGGATGTGCATGTTACATTCAACGGAGGCGCCGGATTCGAATGGGTGTGGCTCTATTCTCCGGGGTTCACCTCCATGGAGCATGTGGGGAACGGCGTCTGGCGGGCTGTCTTGTCTGGCTACAGCGCCGGTTCAGTCCTTGACTATCGGTTTACCGTCAGAAAAGACGGACAGGAAGCGAACGGCGTCGGTACTTCGCATACCTGGACTGTAGCGCCCTGA